Part of the Echeneis naucrates chromosome 1, fEcheNa1.1, whole genome shotgun sequence genome, GTGAAAACAGCTTGAAGCTGAATGTCGTTTGTCTCATACCACACTTTGTAACTTTACTGGGACAAAATCAGGATAGCAAGTAAATTGTCTAACAAATACGGTtgaaagaaaatctaaaaaagataaatgtgataaaataacctgaagatgatttttttaatgtaatgaaagtgtttgtgtgtccagagaGCGTCGGCTTTCCTCTCACCTCCCTCATCATCCTCCACCAGCTGGAGGACAAGATGAAGGCTCATGGCTGCTTCATGGACTTCCTGCTCCAGGTTAGTACACACGCTGAAGaaccttaaaccttcattctatctactGACAATCAGGAGGTGTAAAAGGAATCAGAtggtgttgaagtctatgggaaatgtCCCtactcctcctcagtaaacgttttcctgatgagtttatgatctcagtctctagtttacagtcttcaatacaactACTTTACGtgatataaatgaaaaaagaacaaaatgtgtTATCACTTTCACCTGGAcctccttttaaaaaataaccaaTCATGTCTGAGGTGAtcgtctctctctgtcaggtgGGTCTGCTGGATCGCCTCGGTCAGGGGATGGTGCGTTCGTCTCCCATGGCGACCCGGCTGCTGCTGTGCGAACACGCCGAGAAGCTGCAGGCGGCCATGGTGCTGAAGAACCAccacaccaaacacacagagctggtcAACCGAGCCATTGGTGCCGCACTGCAGAGGAACAACGCCACCGTGCCGCCCAGCTTAACCGCCGCTGACGTCTTCTTCAGAGAGGTGTGTGCTCTTTCCTGTCAGCACCAGCTTTATGGAACGCTGCTGGGCTgatgtttggtttgtgtttttcctccacaggtGTCTCAGATCTCCTCAGTGTTTGACTgcctgctggaggaggaggagcgaaGTCTCAAGGAGAACCCGGTGGACTCGGTCCAGTGGGCCGAGGTGGTTCTCACAGTCAACAGCATCATCAAGGTAAACGCACCGCTCAACGCTTCATGAAGCTCGTCATGTGCCGCCAGAGAGGGAAGACAGCAGCACCAACATGAACttctgtgtgtacgtgtgcagGACATGCTCCAGTCTGCTGGTCAGTACAGGGAAACTAAGGCCTCCATGTACAGAGCTCCTGAAAGTTCAGCTGCAGAGCCGGAGTACGTCCCCTGGACAGGTAACGCAAATAAAACACCTCATTCAGACTGGTGAGCAGTTTTATGTACACAACTGAAACAATCACACATTGGCAGAACATTGTCACACACACCGCTCAGATTCTGTCCTGAAGGAAGAAATGGCCTGGCAGGCGTCGGACTGCACTGTTCCCATGAAATCTGCTTCAATGGGAACAATGACAGTGCAGTCACTGAATTCTTTTTTACTCACTGCTACAGTTTCTAAGGCTGAGCTGAAAAAGCCACAGTGAACTTTACAGCCTTCCAACCAAAAAGCTGAACGGTCGGGTGGTGTGGTCAAAACATTAGTTTCATTTTGATGTGACATTTTACAGGCATGTGTCTGACGTCCAGAGATTCAGTTTGTGGTCTTCAGCTTCTTTAATCTTCATCCTCCTACATGGAGTTATAAACATTCGAAGCAGTCTCTCCACATGCTGGTGCCTGTTATAGTACAATGAGATAttaaccccctccctcccaccctgTCCTGCCCCTTCAGCGTCCGGCGGTGTGGGCGGAGTTCGCACTGTAATCTCCCGGCAGCACGAGATCATCCTGCGCTCAGTGTACCCGCACGCCGACTCGACGCTCCGCAGCGCCCTGTGCGAGCAGCTGGTGGCGCTGCTGGACATCTATCTAGGTGGCTGGGTGGCCCAGCTGAcctccctgcagcagcagaggcccCCAGGGGCCCAGCAGGAGCGTTATAACAGTCTGGAGATGGAGTACAGCCAGCGgcgctctgagctgctgcagccactgTGTAAGAAGAAAGTCTGTTTTTTAAACCCGATTTGTATCAAATGTTAAAttaacctttttgttttcattctgaaCCCAAAAATAATACATTCACTCATCTGTTATTCTAGTgagtctctgtttgtgttgacattgtGTATCTGTGTTGCAGTGGAGTTGGGCCAGTACCAGTGGGTGGCAGCACTGGCTGAGAAATACTGCGACTTCGACATCCTGGTTCAGATGTGTGAACAGACGGACAACCAGAGCCGCCTGCAGCACTACATGGCCAAGTTCGCAGACCAGGTACACAAGAAACAGCTCAGTCTGGATCGGTCCGGCTCGGTCCACGATGTCAAGGTCAGGCCTGATCAGTCTGGATCGGTCCGGCTCGGTCCAGGATGTCAAGGTCAGCCCCGATCAGTCTGGATCGGTCCGGCTCGGTCCACGATGTCAAGGTCAGGCCTGATCAGTCTGGATCGGCCCGGTTCGGTCCACGATGTCAAGGTCAGGCCTGATCAGTCTGGATCGGTCCGGCTCGGTCCAGGATGTCAAGGTCAGGCCTGATCAGTCTGGATCGGTCCGGCTCGGTCCACGATGTCAAGGTCAGGCCTGATCAGTCTGGATCGGCCCGGTTCGGTCCACGATGTCCAGGTCAGGCCTGATCAGTCTGGATCGGTCCGGCTCGGTCCACGATGTCCAGGTCAGGCCTGATCGGTCCGGCTCTGTCCAGGATGTCCAGGTCAGGCCTGATCAGTCCGGATCGGTCCGGCTCGGTCCAGGATGTCAAGGTCAGGCCTGATCAGTCTGGATCGGTCCGGCTCGGTCCAGGATGTCAAGGTCAGGCCTGATCAGTCTGGATCGGTCCGGCTCGGTCCACGATGTCCAGGTCAGGCCTGATCGGTCCGGCTCTGTCCAGGATGTCCAGGTCAGGCCTGATCAGTCTGGATCGGTCCGGCTCGGTCCAGGATGTCAAGGTCAGGCCTGATCAGTCTGGATCGGTCCGGCTCGGTCCACGATGTCAAGGTCAGGCCTGATCAGTCTGGATCGGCCCGGTTCGGTCCACGATGTCCAGGTCAGGCCCGATCAGTCCGGATCGGTCCGGCTCGGTCCACGATGTCCAGGTCAGGCCTGATCAGTCTGGATCGGTCCGGCTCGGTCCAGAATGTCCAGGTCAGGCCTGATGAGTCTGGATCGGCCCGGCTCGGTCCAGACCTGCCCCAGACTATAGCccatgtgtttggtttttttatgaaCATTAAAGCTCCATTTATTAAGAGCTCcaaaaaaacagttaaatttTTTAGTGAAGCACAAATGATAAGAATAGAAGAgagccttttattttgaaaggcatGAATAGGCATTGAATTCTGGGATGCACCTTTCACATTTACGCTACATTAACGCGTTATTTTAGCGTCCTTCAGCGCTCACACAGCTTCAGTGTCTTTTCGTTTCCTGCCGCGGCTGCTCGGTGACTGACTGCCACACgtgtcacttcctgctgcagaacttCGCTGACTTCCTGTTCCGCTGGTACATGGAGAAGGGGAAGAGGGGGAAGCTGCTGTCTCAGCCGGCCGCTCAGCACCAGCAGCTCGCCAGCTTCCTGCAGGCGCATCAGCACCTGAGCTGGTTACACAACATCCACGTCCACGACTACCACAGCGTACGACACACGTTTTTaccctcctctgtcttttccttccttccttccttccttccttccttcctttcttccacCCTATCAGCTGCCACagttcctccctcctttccttcatgTCTTTGTTCGTTTCCTTCCTtgccttcttcctttcctttgtttcctccttccttcctttaaCAGTATAAATAAACAGACCCAGTTCACCGACACAGTGTTTCTTTCATGTTTCAACACTTCATCACACCACAGCAGAaactagacacacacacacacacaatcgtgCTACaatttccttccttctttcgAGGTGTACTCTgtgtttaacacacacacaaacctttatCTTGTGGGTTGAGTCtcttatgttgttgttgttgttgttgttgttgttgttaaaatgttttcttttctactgtaattttgatattttatctttatttctctcctaaaactgaaaatgatttattcaataattcattttcatcacagtgagttttcattttcattggctGTTGTTTATCTTGAGTGTGTTTCtctatatatttgtttatttacagcttatatttgtttcctgtaatgGTTTCCTTCAGGTAGAATTTGAAGGGTTGGAGGtcaaaatttcatttatttggggttattttaattgattgattgatcatCAATCATCAGACTAAAAGTTTCTGGGTTGTGCAGTGTCACTTTGTGATGACACGGTGTCTCGTGCCCCCCCAGGCCCACCGGACTCTCTACAGCCAGGCCAACATGGAGACGCGTTACTTCGTGAAGAAGAAGACGCTGCTGGCTCTCAGTAAGCTCACGGCGCTGGCATCTGACCTGCCAGAGGACAGAGTCAACAAAGAAGTGGACGGTAAAAACTTTTCAGAACATTCAACACGGTTGCTGTTGGAGAATGACATAATTCAATGATCAGCTTGTGTTAGAAAACAGTGTATTAAGTCGATAAACACTCCGTCCAATCAGACATCGTGGAGCAGGAGCGTTTCCTTCTGCATCAGGAGACGCTGCCTcgacagctgctggaggagaagcaGCTGAACCCCGACACCATGCCGCTGCTGAGCGCCCACAACCTCATACAGGTGAACACaccttttccttcctgtgtcATTCAGTCCGTTTCAGACGCTGACTGGGTGTTTTTACATCAGAAACCTGAACCTGAAGAGTCTTTTATCATCTAGTTTGACCAGTATTTAGTTCAGCCGCTCGCAGCTgcgatgaggatgaggaggatgtgACGTCATAATCATCATTGTTTATCCCAGTGCGTGGAAATGACTCACCTCagtgtctcctcctctgcagctctaCATCTGTGACGACAACAGATTAGCGAACGAGTATGACTACAAGAAGGCTCTGGATCTGCTGGAGTACATCGACAAGGTCGCTTCCTGTTTTTGCTGAGCTCTGTCAGTTTGAGGTTGGACTCATCAGCCGGTTGAAAGTCAACTTGTgtggattttgtgtttttgttgcaggaAGACGTGGCGGACATCGACTCGCTGAAGTGTGAGATCTTTGGCAAAGCACTCAGGAGAGATGAGTAAGTTTGTGTTCCTCTGCTCCCTGAACTGAAGCAGCACCTCATTTTAAACCAAAAAGACTGACTCTGCCGCCGTTAGTCTTTCTCCAACTGCCTCAGACCAGGGAATAAAAATCACACCAAAAtaactgtgctgctgctcccgTGGTGTTCTGGAAAGTTCCTCGGTCGGCGATAAAACCAGAAACACAAATTTAGTCCCGGGAATCAAACGCCACCTCATTGTCTCACAATCTGCGAGACAGGGGCTGTTCTTAATGTGACGTTATAAATATCATATCTCTGAATGCACCACAAGTGACAGTTGTGGTGATGTCATCATAGTGAAacttctcacttcctgttgtgttggaGACTTCATTTCCTCTCTAACGTCAGCTGATCATTTCACATTCATGgtgaaacaaactgaagaaTGAATCAGAGTTTGAATGTACAGATGAGTGACGACACGTGGCCCTGAACGTCTCACAATAAGTTCACAATAAGCACTAAAGATTTGAACTCGTGTGCTCGGAGGCCCTGGTGGTCCGGGGCTCATTCAGACTGTTGTGATTTCATTCTGATACTCTCGTCTCTCAGCTGGTCCTCGGCTGACGGGAACGACGACCCTCTGGAAGCCGCCAAGGACAGCGTGTTTGTCAAGATCCTCCTCAAACTCATCCAGGAAGGTGAGAGTCGCTGCTGAACCTGAGCCGGAGTGGGCGGGGCCACGTCGTCCACATCATGTGACCGGCTCaactgtttgtctttcaggcGTCCCGCTGCAGACGTACCTACCCGACGTCAAAGACCTGCTGGAGTCCGACGACCTGAGCAGTTTGAGATCCAAACCCTTCTTTGAATTTGTGCTTCGAGCCAATTATGAACATTATCTCCAGACCCAGATGTGatgctgacagctgctgctcttcagctTCCTTCTGCATCTGCACggtttttcctcttctcctttgaATCGTTTCTAAATAAATGTGGATTATTTCTGTAGTTGGGTTCTGGTGTTAACATCCAAACATTTTGTCTGGTGGAAAAGTTATCTAATGACATCTAGTGGTGTTTGTGACGCAGTGCAGGCAGCATTTATGAACACATTTACTAAGTAATGTacattagaaatgaaaaatgagcgGATACCTGTGTTGCTAACACTGAAACCTGTCTGCACTGTAATGGGCTGAAGAGAACTCTGAGCTGTCTCACTAATGAACGTGAACAGGTACAGGCTCAAAttaacaagaaataaaaacgTTTTGACCGGGACctcagatctggatcagagCCGTGACAGAATCTGGCCCGCATTACTCAGGACTCCCTCCTGTGTGGTGGCGAGGGCCAGATGTTGATTATAAATAGATGTGGACTCCTTGGCTGCCACGCTGATCCGCTTCCTCAGTCTGCAGATGGACTTCAGCGTCCAGCTCGGCCAGAAATAGAGAAAGTAGGTTAGACTGCAGACTCCAGCTCCACGTTAAACCAGGTCTGATGTAGCAAGCGTAGTTTCACCAAAAACACATCTGGGTCGAAACATTCAGTCCTTCATCCTCCCtgaacaacaacacaatttatttacaCTCACATTAAtatctgcacacaaacatttttttgacaATGTTCTGTATTGAATTAACACTCATCCTAATTTAACACAGTCAAtacagatattttatttattttctttttttacattttaaagtttggaTCGTTTCGTCTGAAACTTGAAAACAGACGATGTGAAAAAAAGGCCATAAgctgcagaggtcagaggtcacacatTTAGAGAACAATAAATCAATCCCTCTGGGgtgtgtattgtgtttgtgtgtctgtcggtGTTAGCTCAGCTGGCCCCTCTGGTTCGATCCTGGTCtcaggtgtgtgtatgttgtgttgtggtgtgtggGCATGGTCTGCTCCCTCTCCTTAAAGAGATACGGCGGAAGGGCCGGCTGAATTCCTGCAGGATCACCGAAGGAGGGGCCATTTCAGGGGCCATTTAAGGGGCCGGGGGCCCTGACCGGCACCTTCAGCTGGGACTTCACTATCACCAGAGAACCGCACAGAAAACTGGAGTTTAAATTAAAACTGCTGTCAGAAGAGGAACTGTTTTGTGAGGTTTGTTTAAATTGATtacacagatttttgttttaaactagATTTTTTGTTCAAAAGAAGAGTATGTATGAAACTATATTTATAATCTATAATTTAGTCCCAAATAGAGAAAGACAAAACGTTTGTACTTCACCACAGTTTAAACACTTCAGATGTCGGATTTTATGAGGAGTTCTAGAAGGCATCATCACACTGACAGTTGATGAGATTTATCTGAAATTATTCATCCAGAATAAACTGAAGAAGATCTgagttcacttcctgtttaatccaacagcagcaaaaatacTTTCTGactgtgacagtaaaacaaacactcCAATTATCACTCCATTATCAAAGCGATAACAGAAGTCTCCCCGTCTAAAATGGTTTTCATTCTGAAATCATTTGTCATAAAAAGGTGTCAGGCCTGTGAACTGTTGGTTTTGTGTTGACTGAAGATGGGGTGTCCTCTCTCCGCTGGTCAGTCTTCCCCCTGCAGGATCTGCAGTCATGTGTGACGACGATGAAACGACCGGCCTGGTGAAGGCTGGCTTCGGAGGCAACGTGTGAAACGAATAAAGTCCTGAAATATGAAacactacatttcccatgatgcaacaCCAGAGCGCCTCCCTGTTATCCTAAATGGTGTTTTGGCCCTTTAAAAGTCTTACGTCACAGTCGTGCTCAGCAGGTGTTCTCACCTGTTGGCTTCACCGACAGACGCCAGCGCGCATGCGCACTCATGTCTTCAGGacaatttttacttttttgatttttgttcagttttcccGAAAAGTTGACTCCATAAAGGCAGAGCTGAACCGGAAGTGCAGGATTTTTCTCTGTCGAAAAAAAGATCCTGCTGAGGAATAACAATCTAATCCAGGTGATTTTAAAAAGACCTACTTTGATCACATCCtgtttcagacacacaaacaaacaaacagaaagccttcactgattatttattcactttatttccTCAGCTGAGTTCACTGAACTAAAACATCTGCAGCCGCTGATAAAGCTGCTCCCTGTTTCCGGGACAAGCTGGAAGAGAAAACGGGTCAGAATCATTTCAGAACTGagacaatttttttattttatttatttgtttttttaaggccTCCCTTTAAATGCGTTTATTTTGAAAGCCTTGACCGGAAGCGGTGCACCGTATTTATGCTCCGCCGCGAAAACCCCCCTTAGTCAGACAGATCCACGGAGGACGGACCGGAAGAACCGGAACCGGGATCGGGACCAGGACCGGGcgcaggaccaggaccagagaccggagaccggagaccaggaccgggaccgggaccggaaCCGGAATCAGGACCAGAGACcggagaccaggaccagaccggaccagaccggaccagaccggagaccaggaccaggaccagaccgggaccagaccggaccagaccggagaccaggaccgggaccgcTCTGGAATGAGGTCTGGGTGAGTCTTGAGATATTTAATAAGAAGAAGTGAATGTTGTGGTAGCTTCAGTATTTACGGCGTTCAGACCAGTAATCAGTAATCAGTAATCAATAATCAGCAATCAATAATCAAACTATCAAACTAAAATCAATAATTAAACATCACACACGGTGCTTCACCTGCAGATCACCGGCAGTGAGGATCGGTAACCGGTCAGACTGATCAATAATGGATGTACTTTATCTTCATTAAGGAAAGAggaaacctgtgtgtgtgtgtgtgtgtgtgtgtgtgtgtgtgtgtcagtgagtgtctgtgtgtgtgtgtcagtgagtgtgtctgtgtctgtgtgtgtgtgtgtgtgtgtcagtgtgtgtgtgtgtgtgtgtgtgtgtcagtgtgtgtgtctgtgtctgtgtgtgtgtgtgtgtcagtgtgtgtgtgtctgtgtgagtgtgagtgtgtgtgtgtgtgtgtgtgtgtgtgtcagtgtgtgtctgtgtgtgtcagtgagtgtgtctgtgtgtgtgtgtcagtgtgtgtgtctgtgtgtgtgtgtgtgtgtcagtgtgtgtgtgtgccagtgtgtgtgtcagtgtgtgtctgtgtgtgtcagtgtgtgtgtgtctgtgtgtgtcagtgtgtgtgtgtgccagtgtgtgtgtcagtgtgtgtctgtgtgtgtcagtgtgtgtgtgtgtaggcggACTGACTGAAATAGATCAGCTGAGTATTATGAGCCTCAATCCCCACCGTAATCTGTTATGGGGGCGGGGCCTGCAGGTAGACCACACCCACCAGGTGGATCCCTCCACACTGAATCTGAATTGTGAGTCTGTTTTGGTGTGTTGAGATCTGAAGGTCCACCCGCTGtctcttgtgttgtgttgttgttgttgttgttgttgttgttgttctttagtgaagctcctccttcctgtttccagAACCGGACCCCGTCGTTAAGGAGAACCATGGTGACCAAGAAGATCCGGACGGAGTACATGAAGAAGTTCAGAGACCCCAAATGGGAGACGTTTTCCAAATGCTACGAGGACTCGGTGCAGTACCGGCTGAGCCGCCGGCTGATGGAGCATTCCCACAAGCCCTGGATCTGGGAGGGCTGGGACGGCGGCTCCGACTGCAGCGGCCGGTCCACGCCCCGGCCGACCAGGAACAGGGTGGCCCCCCTGTCCCTCCCCCTGCCGCCGTCCTCAGAGGGGAGGCTGAAGACCGGCCCGGACCCGAGGACGCCGCCTGAGCAGCCGGACCCGGGAGCTGGAGACACCGGAGCTGGAGACACCGGAGCTGGAGACACCGGAGCAGGAGATCCGGGAGCTGGAGACACCGGAGCTGGAGACACCGGAGCAGGAGATCCGGGAGCTGGAGACACCGGAGCAGGAGATCCGGGAGCTGGAGACACCGGAGCTGGAGACACCGGAGCTGGAGATCCGGGAGCTGGAGACACCGGAGCTGGAGATCCGGGAGCTGGAGACACCGGAGCTGGAGACACCGGAGCTGGACACGCCGGAGCTGGACACGCCGGACcgaggacaggtgaggacagacagaATGGGTTCCGGTGTGTCCCCTGGCGGTGTGCGGGACTCGGCAGCACAGATTTtagtgtttctgtctctcacgttttgttgctgtttgcaGAAAATGGCGGCTCGGTGGACATCAGAGGACTTTCAGACGGGCCGGCCGACACGCCGTCTTCCGACGGGCAGCCGGTGAACCCGCCGCCGAGACGGCGTCACCGCCGCCGCACGTCGAGCTCCGTGTCTGGAGACCGAGACGGTTCCCAGGACGACAAATCAGCCGTCCTCCGGAAGCTGCCCCGAGCAAAGAGTCAGCCACCGGACCGGACCGGCAGACAGACGGCGGTCCGGAGGACTCCCGATGACGTAAGACTGCCGCCTaatactgtttccatggtgaccaTCCGGAAACTTTAGCGTCTGTTCAgtaacctctgacctctgaccccttcaccttcagagacCAACACCACAAATACACACGATCATCAGTAATCTCATTTATATCTACTTTAAAAACGGCCGTCTCCGGTTTCTCCCGTCAGGCCCGGCGGACCTCCAACCTGGAGCGGCGGCGGGCTCGCTCGGCCGACCTGGAGAAGATGGTGCGGTCGCGGCTGATGGCGGTGGAGGACCGCTGGATGACGGAGTACATGCGCTGCTTCTCCGCCCGGCTGTTCGGACCTCCGGAACCGCGGCGTCTCATCAGCAGAGAAAAACGCTGACAAACAGACCGCTTTGGACTGAGAGATCAGAGCATGGAAACTTTTATTCAGCTGTGGATCTGGTTTCCACCACAAAGGACCAAACCggaatatttttgatatttgaGTATTTTAAGACTAAAACTAACGTTCTCGATGGTTTATCAGAAATAAAGAAGGAAGGAAATCTAAACAAgatactttcaaagtaaaagctaTATTTAAGATGTGCAGCTTTACATTCATGTCAGTTTTAGTAAAGCAAAGgaagaataagaataataataataataataataataattcagatCTGAGGACTGTTAAATGTTTCTGACTCTTTTTTATCACCTGTGAAGGTAAAATGGTGCTTTTCTTTTAACAATAACTTATTTCTCCAAACGGCTTTTTGGACTTGTCATGAAAAAGTTCATAGATTCTGATATCTTTGTGGAAAACTTTTAAATAAGTTGTTGATAGTTTAGTAAAATGTAGTTTTGCTGATTtgttctgaaacacaaagactgaaatcTTAAATTCTGAATATTTACTGACATGATAAAGTTGttacacaaatattttcttcattcaAGAAATTAAgagtttaaaaactaaatttgcaatgttttaaagaaattagaTTTCCTGGTAAGGTTGATATAATTTAGTGCTTAAAATTCCAGCTAATCAGTTTTATTGTTCTCTCTTTGAATCATTTATGAATCATTCCGACTTTAGAATtccaaaaaaaagtgaaaaatacttcagatgtcttgttttgtctgacaCTAAAAATCAAAGATCTTTTTATGTTATCGGctttaaaaaatggaaaacgTCTATCAGTTGACTAACTTTTGCAGCTTAAACaacaaaattttgaaaatgaagaagTTCAAATGATCCAGTTTTACATCATATAAGTCAGCGTCAACTTTGAAATAGCTACG contains:
- the ccsapa gene encoding centriole, cilia and spindle-associated protein encodes the protein MVTKKIRTEYMKKFRDPKWETFSKCYEDSVQYRLSRRLMEHSHKPWIWEGWDGGSDCSGRSTPRPTRNRVAPLSLPLPPSSEGRLKTGPDPRTPPEQPDPGAGDTGAGDTGAGDTGAGDPGAGDTGAGDTGAGDPGAGDTGAGDPGAGDTGAGDTGAGDPGAGDTGAGDPGAGDTGAGDTGAGHAGAGHAGPRTENGGSVDIRGLSDGPADTPSSDGQPVNPPPRRRHRRRTSSSVSGDRDGSQDDKSAVLRKLPRAKSQPPDRTGRQTAVRRTPDDARRTSNLERRRARSADLEKMVRSRLMAVEDRWMTEYMRCFSARLFGPPEPRRLISREKR
- the nup133 gene encoding nuclear pore complex protein Nup133; the protein is MFSPRTAPSSGRRQQGRSVGRKSVSGPASSLLFSPRRTPLSARSTPTRVQSLAAGDLINYDVQTFGSSLPVKVMEALTMADADDQISVKVNESGWAWMVCGERLIIWKICQTAVAKLSVCKELQLPSSEYNYTADLIAVASVAPLETAAVQAISVLAVATEGTARFWPSLAQEGNYTETDVDLGDLCNFVVAVRGGNFVLSSVRSRLLRASADPSGKLQYRALQQGQGMLSGIGRRVSSLFGILSPPANDTLHSVLWAGRASCLYTLTSSSLNKWEMDDSWEHQTLSWDARRSLNESIADAIWGSESNYEEMKEGANVAYLDMKLSQSGLVVLAAAWHPSDTPCLAYYCLVTLQDNGASISEQFTVEVTKYNPPFQSEEVLQATRLVLPPSPGSIAFLYNDELVFACSTGTGRAGLPDEKLSFNSPGDGVRGGGCCANLPVFFSQNSGLVAVVARERASILPETMEDSLCSSLAAAPEVSAMETPTRAEPVAQEDKTKLLKAAFLQFCRNDLVGAQTVTDELFPTDGDGEEGAELDAVVTQINLDLVDDYPASDPRWAESVPDESVGFPLTSLIILHQLEDKMKAHGCFMDFLLQVGLLDRLGQGMVRSSPMATRLLLCEHAEKLQAAMVLKNHHTKHTELVNRAIGAALQRNNATVPPSLTAADVFFREVSQISSVFDCLLEEEERSLKENPVDSVQWAEVVLTVNSIIKDMLQSAGQYRETKASMYRAPESSAAEPEYVPWTASGGVGGVRTVISRQHEIILRSVYPHADSTLRSALCEQLVALLDIYLGGWVAQLTSLQQQRPPGAQQERYNSLEMEYSQRRSELLQPLLELGQYQWVAALAEKYCDFDILVQMCEQTDNQSRLQHYMAKFADQNFADFLFRWYMEKGKRGKLLSQPAAQHQQLASFLQAHQHLSWLHNIHVHDYHSAHRTLYSQANMETRYFVKKKTLLALSKLTALASDLPEDRVNKEVDDIVEQERFLLHQETLPRQLLEEKQLNPDTMPLLSAHNLIQLYICDDNRLANEYDYKKALDLLEYIDKEDVADIDSLKCEIFGKALRRDDWSSADGNDDPLEAAKDSVFVKILLKLIQEGVPLQTYLPDVKDLLESDDLSSLRSKPFFEFVLRANYEHYLQTQM